GCATACACAGCCAGGATGAATAAGGGGTTGGTGTAGCCGATTGGGCCAAAGATCGTCTCAATCTGGGCCGCGAAGAGGATCATGAGGGCACCGATGCCCCATGTCAGCCCGAATGCGATAGCGAAGAACGGGGCGAGGGAGAACGACATCCGGGAGGTAGCCGCCTCAGACGACGACTCTGTACCTGCTGCTGTCTTTCTCTTTCTCCAGTCCAACAAAAGAATCACACCCGTGGGTTTCACTTGCTTCACCCTCTCACTTTACTCGATCGGATTCACTTCAGTCTCAATTCCCGAAATATCTTGGAGTAAAACAGTTTTCTTTCTCGCCTGATTTCCTTCAGACCGAATCTTTCATACAGACGTTGGGCCTCGCGTTCAATCGGATCGTCACCCGTATACAAACGCAAGTAGGGCCGGCCGGTCTTGCGGGCTTTTTCAATCGAAAAGGCCAGCAGTTGCTTCCCGATTCCTTGCCCGCGCTCGTTGGGAGCCACACAAAACCAAGCCAACCGGACCGCTTCGTCGCAATCGCGCAGGTAGCTATATAAGCCCGTTGTTCCTACGACACGGTTGGTCTCATTGAGGGCGACCCAGAAATTGATGAGCTCCTTGACGCCAAACAGCCGTGTAATGGCGCGAACAATGCGGTTGTCTTTCTTGGCAAATGCCGTGAAAGACAACCTTTCTGCGAGGTTTTGGAAGGGAAAGACCTGTGCGACGAGTCTTTCTGCCTGAACAAGGGTATCGTGTGAAATTGGAACTATCTTGATCATGATGATCAAATCCCTTTACTTCATCCTTAAGGCTCTTACATCGCGTAGCAGTTTCAGCACGACTCTGTAGGGAATGGCTCCGGCTGTCGCCTGGTTGACCGTCCCGGCAAGCAGGAGATCCAGTTCCTCACAGTAGAAGAGCCATGCCCCTGTAGATCCCGTGTGGCCGATCACGGCTGGCATTAGCCGCATTCCCGTGAACAAGCGCGGCAGCTGAAACCGCATGATGCCCAGGCCATACTCGATCGGCCAGCTCGGTGCCCGCAGGGTCGCGGCATCGCGTGGTAGCCCGAAGCGATTCCACCGCTCACGCATCAACGCCAGTGTTGCGGTGTCGTTGAACAACTCACCGCGGATCAGCGCAAGCAGGAACTTGAGCTGATCGTCCACCGTGCTGTAAACACTCGGGAAGGAGCGGAGGGCCAGCGGGAGATGAAGCGGCCGATCTGCAAACCAGATGGTTGCCGGTGCGGCGGTGGCGTCATGGGGCGCGGACAGGCCGAACAGCCACGTGTGTCGCAGCTTAAGAGGACGAAACAGCATCTCCTCATAGACCTGATGAATCGGCTTTTCGGCGACGGCCTCGATGATGGCGATGAGCAACTGGTAGTTGGTGTCGGAGTACCGCACCCTCTGCTGCGCCGCATCGCCTGCCTGTGGGGGGAAGTGAGGCGAAAGTTCGTCACGGACACGGACGCGCCGCATGAGATACTCGATGTTCCATTCCATATCGCCCGCTTGGAACAGGCGCTCCATCAGGCTGCGGCCCCCTCGGGGACGATCCTCGTAGCAGTCCGCCAGCCCAGACGTATGGCCGAGAAGATTCCGAACCGTAATGCGGTTGGTATAGTCGACTCCGCCCACCCGGTGCAGCCCACAGATAAGTGACTGCGGCAGGTAGTTCGCGATACTGGTATCAAGATCGACCCGGCGGTGTTCGTACAGTTGCATAATTACGGCGGCGGTGTACAGCTTGTCGATGCTCGCGATGTGGAACGGCGTATCCCGTCGCAGAGGGGACCCGTTCGGGTCCGCTTCGCCCGCGGCGCCGATCCAGCGGAACAGGCCATCGCCGCTTAGCACGGCGAGGATGGCGTGCTGCACGTCCTGCCTCGTCACCAGCCTTCGAAGAGTCGCCCGCAGACGCTGGTTCACCAGCCCGGCGCCTGTTTGCTTCGTCAACGTCCATCGAGGGCGCGATGTGGCGGGATGTCTTCTTCATGACATCTCTCCTTTAGCATTGCCTGCGGTTTAACGGCTTGCGTTACCTGCTGGCGAGCAGGCGTGGACAATGCTTGGGAGCAGGATTCTGTTCTGGTGTAGAAAAAGGCCCGAAAAATGCCACAGAATCCCGCCAGTCAAGTTCACGCTATGTTAGGCGCATTTTTGTTCCTCAATCAGATTCATACGATAAAGGGAATCAACTGCGCTTTGACGCGTGACTTGTAGGCGATATATTCTTCGCCATATTCGACAACCAGTTGGCATTCTTCAATACGTAATTGAGGTAATAAAGGAGAGAGCAAGAGAGGAGCGACGACTAAGGTCACTGCCTGCTTTTAATGAGGACAGGCAATTTCTTGAACCGGTTGAGCCAATGCTCATGTGCGTGGTCTTTACAATGCACATATTACATGCTATATTGAATATGCTAAAGCAAAGGAGTTGATGATTATGGCCGATATGACGAATATAACCATCCGCATGGATGTTGAGCTTAAAAAACAGGCTGAACAGCTTTTTTCAGAGCTCGGAATGAACATGACGACGGCCTTCAATATTTTCCTGCGTCAGGCTGTGCGTCAGCAGCGTATCCCCTTTGACATTGCGCTTGACACCCCAAATGCTGAAACACTAGAGGCGCTTGCGGAAGTTGAGCGGATGAAGAAAAACCGTGCTCTCGGCAAGACCTACACGGACGTTGACGAGATGATGAAGGAGTTACTGTCTTGATGTATTCCGTCAGACCGACCTCAAAATTTCATAAAGACTTAAAGCGTATTCAGAAACGGGGATATAATCTTGCGCTTCTGACGGAGGTTATCAAGAAGCTTGCGCGCGGCGAAACATTGGACGCAGTCTATCGTGACCACCCGCTGAGGGGGAATTTTGCCGGGTGCAGAGAGTGCCATATTACTCCCGACTGGTTGCTCGTTTACGAGATTTCATCAGGTGAGCTTATCTTATACCTGACCCGCACCGGAACCCACAGCGATCTGTTTGGATAACTCAATCTCTGTCCCTCTGGACAGTCGCAGCCTCGCGGCTGCCTATTTTAATGGACGAGTTTGCCATGGTAAACTCCAGTCCAATCATGGTCCAAGTCTGATTGTCCTCTGGAACAAAAAAGTGGACGCGCCTTCTTCACCGGGCAACCTCAGTCACCGCCCCATCTCGGCAGAGCATCGCCCGCCGGTTCAGCAGCACAATAACCACCGCAGCCATGGCCAACACGAACGTAACCCACTGCTCCGACTCAGGCCACAGCGGGTTATTCAACTGCCAGTGATACAATACCGGGATCAAGATGCTGCCCCGCGCAGCGTTGAACATGGGCGTCAAGATAACGGTGACTGCCAGAGCCGCAAGAAAGAACGTACCGAACGACAAAGCACTTTACGGGGTTCCGCTAATGAAGAATGCCGACAGGTGCCAGATGCCCCACGTTTCACCCGGCCCCAAAGGCCTTCGGAATGAAAAGGGAGTACTGACCTGTACCCAATAATTCGGTATGGTGTCCTCATAATTCGTCGGCATGGTTTCCCCATAATTCATGGTCCCCATAATTCACACCGCTCTTTTTACCTATTTTGTTCTGCGCCATAATAGCAGCCGGTTGATGAGATACCAGGTGCCGACCCCGGCTACCAGATAACTGGGGATTAAAAACAGCCTGATTTCATCGCCGCGAGCAAATAAACTGGCTACCATGGGGCCGGCTAACAGGGTGAAACAAGCAATAACCCCCAGCTTGAAAAAGCCCTCCAGCCTTTCAAAGACCAAAACCTCCCCGTCTTTTTCCAGCGGGTTTCTGGCAAACAAAAATTGGGCCAGAGCATAAAGGCCCAGGGAGAG
This sequence is a window from Syntrophomonadaceae bacterium. Protein-coding genes within it:
- a CDS encoding GNAT family N-acetyltransferase yields the protein MIKIVPISHDTLVQAERLVAQVFPFQNLAERLSFTAFAKKDNRIVRAITRLFGVKELINFWVALNETNRVVGTTGLYSYLRDCDEAVRLAWFCVAPNERGQGIGKQLLAFSIEKARKTGRPYLRLYTGDDPIEREAQRLYERFGLKEIRRERKLFYSKIFRELRLK
- a CDS encoding beta-lactamase family protein, yielding MQHAILAVLSGDGLFRWIGAAGEADPNGSPLRRDTPFHIASIDKLYTAAVIMQLYEHRRVDLDTSIANYLPQSLICGLHRVGGVDYTNRITVRNLLGHTSGLADCYEDRPRGGRSLMERLFQAGDMEWNIEYLMRRVRVRDELSPHFPPQAGDAAQQRVRYSDTNYQLLIAIIEAVAEKPIHQVYEEMLFRPLKLRHTWLFGLSAPHDATAAPATIWFADRPLHLPLALRSFPSVYSTVDDQLKFLLALIRGELFNDTATLALMRERWNRFGLPRDAATLRAPSWPIEYGLGIMRFQLPRLFTGMRLMPAVIGHTGSTGAWLFYCEELDLLLAGTVNQATAGAIPYRVVLKLLRDVRALRMK
- a CDS encoding type II toxin-antitoxin system RelB/DinJ family antitoxin; the encoded protein is MADMTNITIRMDVELKKQAEQLFSELGMNMTTAFNIFLRQAVRQQRIPFDIALDTPNAETLEALAEVERMKKNRALGKTYTDVDEMMKELLS
- a CDS encoding type II toxin-antitoxin system YafQ family toxin yields the protein MYSVRPTSKFHKDLKRIQKRGYNLALLTEVIKKLARGETLDAVYRDHPLRGNFAGCRECHITPDWLLVYEISSGELILYLTRTGTHSDLFG